Part of the Vallitalea longa genome, ATTCATAATCGGTACTATAATTCTTAGATTGTCAGGAAAGATGGTAAAGGGTATTTCAGTAAATGCAAATTGGAAAAAAATAAGCATAGTGGGATGTATTTCAACTATATTACTCGCGATAATAGAAGAACTGATATATAGGCAATTGTGGAGTGTTGCAATGCTAGATAATCTGCACTGGAATATATATCTATACATAATACTCAGTTCTGTCATATATGGATTTAATCATCTATATTATGGGTTTGCGACTTTTATTCAAAAAACAATCAGCGGTATTCTGTTAGCAGTAATATTTTTATTGAGTGGGCGTTCCATTATTATTCCTATTATAATACATGTACTACAGAATTTAATCATTCTATTAATGGGGAGGTATAAGAAATGACGAATATTTACAGTGTTCTTTTGACCGGTTTCATTTGCTTGTTTCTTTGGATATTCATATTCAAACAGTCATATAGTAACACGTATATTAAGAATAGGATTTCACTTATTATATCTTCGGTATTCGGAATTTCACCCTCTTATTCTTATTCAGTATTTGCAACATTTTTATACTGTATATTACCAACAATAAGTTGCTTTGTCGTAGCGGGAATCGCTGATATTAGAATCAGTGATTTGTTTTCATTAAATGATATACCCATATCTACTGTAATAATAATGTTAGGTATCGTGGCATCTATGTCATTGATATCAATGTTTGTTATGATAGCAATGAAAATAGTACCGAAAATAGATATTGTAGGAGAAATGTCGTCAGTTGTATGGATAAAGGGAGTATTTCAAGTTCCTAAAAAGATTGCATGGTTACTACCTTTTTTAAGCGCAAGTTTTGAAGAATTATTTTTTAGAGGAGTATTATTGAAATCATTAATTTCTAATGGTATGAATATTATTTTAGCAATTAGTGTGGTAACTTTAGCTTTTGTTCTGAATCAAGTGTTACTTACTAATACAATTACGCAGGCATTGGTACTTGGATTTTCAAGTATATTCATTTCTGTTATAGGTAGTATTTTATTTTTAGCAAGTGGTAGTATAATTCCATCTATGATAGTACATGCATCTTTTGCTGGTTTTTATGTAAATAAAAATGAATTGGATTGAATTATATAAATATGAAGTCACTATAAACAAACATAAACTAGAAAAGGAGATTGTTAGAATAATGATTAATGTTGATTCGCTTAGTATGAGATATGGAGATTTTTATGCAGTAGATAATATTTCTTTTTCAGTTGAAAAACAAGAAATATTCGGTATCATTGGGTCAAATGGTGCTGGCAAAACATCTACAGTGGAGTGTATTGAAGGTTTACGAAAAGCTTCAAGTGGTTCTGTTGATGTTATGGGGTATAATCCATGGAAGGAAAGAGAGAAAGTCAATCAGTTAATAGGAGTTCAATTACAAGAGACATTATATCAGGATCGTGCAAAAGTATATGAGATATGTGAATTATTCCAATCATTCTATCCTAATCATCTGTCATATGAAGATTTACTTGAAAAACTAGGATTAATGGAAAAAAGAAAGGCTTTTGTTTCAACTCTATCAGGTGGACAAAAACAAAAGTTGGCTATTGTATTATCTCTAATTTCAAATCCAAAGATTGTTTTTTTGGATGAACTTACGACTGGACTAGATCCAAAAACACGTCATGAAATGTGGGATATGATACTTAATCTAAGGCAAAACGGTCTTACAATAGTACTTGTTTCACACTTTATGGATGAAGTGGAAGCTATTTGTGACAGAGTTGCTATTATGGATAAAGGAAAAATATTAAGTATGGGGACTGTAAGTGACATTACGAAAGAGTATGACCTAAAGCAGAAAGTATCTTTTAGGACTTCACTTAATAATATTGAAAAGATCGAGAAGCTAGGTAGTGAAATATATCTTAAAAATAATTCTGATATTGTCACTTTGTCGGGAAAGGGTGATGACTATTTGAATAATGTAATCACATATTTGAGTGAAAATAATATATCTTATACAGATTTAGATGTAAAAAAACCAGGTTTGGAAGATGTTTTTCTTGATTTGCTTGGTTACACACCCGAAGATGATAATAATAAGGAATAGTAAAGGAGGATTACAATGAATTATAAAATAATGTTAAAACTAACTACTTTTGAGTTGAAACTTTTTTCTCGCAATTTTATAAGTATGTTTTTTCTATTAGTATTTCCTACCTTGATGATCTTATTATTCGGAGGAATATACGGAAATGAACCTAATGTAATTTTTGGTGGTGTAGGAACAGTAGATGTATCAGTGCCAGCATATTCTGGTTTAATAATTTCTGTTACTGGATTAATGAGTTTGCCTTTGACTCTTTGCGAGTATAGAGAGAAGAAAATACTCAAGAGATATAGAGCTACACCATTGAAAGTAATTTATGTCATTATTTCTCAGGTATGTGTTAACTGTCTTATGACAATAGCAGGTATGATATTTTTGATTATCATAGCTAAATTGGTTTTTGGTCTTAATTTCATAGGTAATGTTTTTGAAGTAATTATAATATTTATTTTGTCGATGCTTAGTGTTTTTTCAATTGGATTTCTGATTGCTAGTGTTGCTCCTAATATGAAGGCGGCTAATGCAATCGCTAATTTAGTTTATTTTCCTATGCTGTTTTTAACAGGAGCAACTATTCCTATAGAAATAATGCCTGAATTCATGCAGAAAATATCTAAATTCCTTCCAGTGACTCATGCTGTTAATGCAATGAAAGATGTCTGGTTAGGAAAAGGTATGATTCATGCATGGGTAAGTATTCTAGTACTTATACTAGTGTTGTTAGTATGCTTAATTGTGTCATTAAAGATATTTAGGTGGGAATGATGGTAGATAGAAATATATTAAAATTTATAGAAGACAATAATCTTATTAGTATTAATTCAATGGATGAAGCTTTATTTTCAAAAGGTAAATTGCAATCAGGTTTTTTTATTTATTTGATTATAGAAATTGAAGATAGTTATAATATCATATTCAGTGATGAGGAATTGAAAATGGAGAATTTTGATACTGTGCGCATGATTGAATCAATGATTAATAAAAAAACACATAAAATAAGGAAAATATATGATGATTCATATCAATTTTAATTAATATATTAATTAAGATAATTATAAAAATGGTAGCTATAATTAATTTTATTGATATAAAAACCTTATTGTTATGCTATAATTAATCTTGAAAATGAAGTCAGTAGAATAGCATATCAGATTAATATACAATAATAATACGGAAATTTTCTACAGTATTACTAGATGTTTTTGCTTTAGAGAAAGGATTGAAACTGTGGCTCAAATAATTAACAAATCAAATCACTTAAGAAAAGAAATAATAGTTGCCTATCTGAAAATGATTGTATGTTTTATTGCAGCGGTTTTTTGTATGATACTTGCTGTTTATACCTATGGTTTTTCATTAATAGCTACGCTTGTACTTGGTGTCTATATAAAAAAAATGAAAACGAACATTAGTATAGTAAAGTCTGGACTTGAGGGAGAAAAAGAAGTTCTGAACCTCTTAGCAGATCTACCTAAAAGATATAAAGTTATTTCAGATATTCTTATACAAGGTAAGAATACGTCGAGTCAAATAGATTATGTTGTAGTTGGATCAAATGGAATATTTATTATTGAAGCTAAGAATATAAAAGGAACGATAAAAGGTAAAACAGGTTCTAGATATCTTACACAAATAAAAAAAGGAAAAGGCGGTAGAGAATATAGCAGACAATTATATAATCCTGCTTTACAGGTTAAAGGGCATGTATTAGGACTTACCAAACTTCTTAATAAAAACAATGTACATAGCTATATTCATGGAATGGTATATTTTGCTAATGAAGATTCCAAAGTAGATTTTAAGTCAAATGATATTGTAGTATTATCAAAAAGTAAGGATAATCTCTTAAAATATATAAAAACATATAAGAAAGATGGAGTTAAATTAACTCCAAAAGAACAAGTTGAAATAACAGGGATACTAAAAAAACAAGTGATGTAGGAGAATCAATAAGCTTTGTGATTGTATTAATTAATGACATGTGATATAATTTTAAAAGACG contains:
- a CDS encoding CPBP family intramembrane glutamic endopeptidase, with translation MNIHIHYHSILVLLATVYPVSFPQIILSFRGRYNHKNQNMIYLEYCVIMSSIILILSCVLVPISNNIIISSDIMWYIISIVAAPILIIIEFIIGTIILRLSGKMVKGISVNANWKKISIVGCISTILLAIIEELIYRQLWSVAMLDNLHWNIYLYIILSSVIYGFNHLYYGFATFIQKTISGILLAVIFLLSGRSIIIPIIIHVLQNLIILLMGRYKK
- a CDS encoding CPBP family intramembrane glutamic endopeptidase, yielding MTNIYSVLLTGFICLFLWIFIFKQSYSNTYIKNRISLIISSVFGISPSYSYSVFATFLYCILPTISCFVVAGIADIRISDLFSLNDIPISTVIIMLGIVASMSLISMFVMIAMKIVPKIDIVGEMSSVVWIKGVFQVPKKIAWLLPFLSASFEELFFRGVLLKSLISNGMNIILAISVVTLAFVLNQVLLTNTITQALVLGFSSIFISVIGSILFLASGSIIPSMIVHASFAGFYVNKNELD
- a CDS encoding ABC transporter ATP-binding protein codes for the protein MINVDSLSMRYGDFYAVDNISFSVEKQEIFGIIGSNGAGKTSTVECIEGLRKASSGSVDVMGYNPWKEREKVNQLIGVQLQETLYQDRAKVYEICELFQSFYPNHLSYEDLLEKLGLMEKRKAFVSTLSGGQKQKLAIVLSLISNPKIVFLDELTTGLDPKTRHEMWDMILNLRQNGLTIVLVSHFMDEVEAICDRVAIMDKGKILSMGTVSDITKEYDLKQKVSFRTSLNNIEKIEKLGSEIYLKNNSDIVTLSGKGDDYLNNVITYLSENNISYTDLDVKKPGLEDVFLDLLGYTPEDDNNKE
- a CDS encoding ABC transporter permease, yielding MNYKIMLKLTTFELKLFSRNFISMFFLLVFPTLMILLFGGIYGNEPNVIFGGVGTVDVSVPAYSGLIISVTGLMSLPLTLCEYREKKILKRYRATPLKVIYVIISQVCVNCLMTIAGMIFLIIIAKLVFGLNFIGNVFEVIIIFILSMLSVFSIGFLIASVAPNMKAANAIANLVYFPMLFLTGATIPIEIMPEFMQKISKFLPVTHAVNAMKDVWLGKGMIHAWVSILVLILVLLVCLIVSLKIFRWE
- a CDS encoding nuclease-related domain-containing protein: MAQIINKSNHLRKEIIVAYLKMIVCFIAAVFCMILAVYTYGFSLIATLVLGVYIKKMKTNISIVKSGLEGEKEVLNLLADLPKRYKVISDILIQGKNTSSQIDYVVVGSNGIFIIEAKNIKGTIKGKTGSRYLTQIKKGKGGREYSRQLYNPALQVKGHVLGLTKLLNKNNVHSYIHGMVYFANEDSKVDFKSNDIVVLSKSKDNLLKYIKTYKKDGVKLTPKEQVEITGILKKQVM